Genomic segment of Gemmatimonadaceae bacterium:
GCCGATCGAATCGTGACGGTCAGCAACGGCTCCGACGACGAGCCGATCCCCGCGGTCGAGGCCGACGGACGCTTCGTGGTGCGATTCGCGGGTTCGATCTACATGGACCGCAACCCCGGGCCGTTCTTCCGCGCCGCGGCATCGGTCGCGCGGCGCCATCGGCTGACGCCGTCGCAATTCGGCGCGGAATTCATCGGTGAAGTCGAGGAGTTCGCCGGACAAAGCGTCCGCGCGATGGCCGAGCACGAAGGGTTCGGCGACTATCTCACGCTGGGCGGCGCTCGACCGCGCGACGACGCGCTCAGATTCGCCGCCGGCGCGACGATGCTCCTCAACCTGCCCCAGGCTACGCACCAGTGCGTTCCGGCGAAGCTGTTCGAGTACGTTCGCTTCGATTCTTGGTTGCTCGTCCTCGCGGAAGCGCACAGCGCGACGGCCAAGATGTTTCAAGGAACCGACGCGGACGTCGTCGCGCCGGATGACGTCGACGGCATGGCCGCTGTGATCGAACGCCGTTATCTCGAGTTCGTCGACGGGCGCCGTCCGCACGCCGTCGGGCGGGACGGGCGATTCGACCGCAGGCGGCAAGCGGAGCTGCTGGCCGATCACCTTTCGCGGATCGTCGAGGGATGAATCGGCGGCTCAAGCGCGTCGCGGAATCGGCGATCCTCGCGAGCGGAGTGCCCCGCCTCACACGGCGCGCGCACCGCTCGCGCGTGTTGGTGCTCGCGTATCACAACATCGTTCCGACCGGCGAAGTCGCCGAAGGCGATGCGACGCTCCATTTGCCGCAACGCGAGTTCGCCCAGCAGCTCGACGCGATTCGTCGAACGCACGACGTGGTACCGCTGGCGTCGATCTTCGACGCGCCGGGCGTGCGCGGCCGGCCGCGCGTGGTCATCACGTTCGACGACGCCTACGCCGGCGCGCTCGACGCCGGGCTCCGGGAGCTCGCCCGCCGAGACATGCCGTCGACCGTTTTCGTCGCTCCCGGGCTTCTGGGCCGGGTGACCTGGTGGGACGCGCTCTCGCGACCCGGCGGGGCCGGGCTTCCCGAGGCGGTGCGCAACCACGCGCTCGTGGAGCTCGCGGGAAAAGGCGACGGCGTGGTGAGCTGGGCCAAATCCTCCGGGAATTTTCCGGCCGAGCTGCAGCGGCGCCCACGCATCGCCCGACTCGAGGAGATCGAGCGGGCCGTCGCCGAATCGCGCGTGACGCTCGGTTCGCACACGTGGTCGCATCCAAATCTTCGTGCTCTCACCGACGCCGACGTGCGCGAGGAACTTTCGTCGTCGTTCGAATGGCTCAGAGCGTGGTTTCCAGACGCGACGATTCCCTGGCTCAGCTACCCGTATGGGTTCTGGTCGGAGCCGGTCCGCGACATCGCGGCGGAAGTCGGCTACGCCGCCGCCGTTCGCGTCGAGGGCGGATGGGTCGCGGCCGAAGGTGCGCGTGCGCCGTACGAGATTCCTCGCCTCAACGTTCCGTTCGGAATGTCGGTCAACGGACTGTCGCTGCGCCTCGCGGGGATAGCGGCCGGCCGCTGACCGGCGCGCGAGTCGACGCGAAGATCTCGAGGAAGCGCTTTTCATCTTCGCGCCAGTTGTACTTCTCGGCGGCGGCTCGCCGCCCGTTGTCGGCGAGCCGCCGACGCGTCGCACGATCGCGGAGAAGCGAGATCACGGCGGAGGCGAGTGATGCCGAGTCGCCGGGCGCGAAGAAGACGCCCGCGTGCGTTTCGTCGAGAACGCGCCGCATCGGCGGCAAATCCGATGCGACGATCGGGACGCCGGCGGCCATGTAATCGAACAGCTTGTTGGCGAGTGTGATTTTCACGTGCCGTCCGGCGCGAAAGGGCAGAAGCCCGACGTCCGCGGCTGCATAAAGCTCGGGGAGCGAAGCGTGCTCCCTCCACCCCAGCAGGTCGACGCTCGCCTCGAGGCCGGACTCGGCGACGAGTCGTTCGATTTCTCCGCGCTCGTCGCCGTCGCCGGCGACGACGAGTCGCGTCTTAGGGAATGCTTCGCGGATCAGCGGCAGCGCTCGCACGACGTCGGCGACGCCGCGGTCCCACATGAGAATGCCGACGAACAAGAGACTGAACTCGTCGAAGGCCGGGGCGTCGCGCGAGGGATCTCGAGGCACGGCGCCGATCGCCTCGAGGTCTTCGGGCGTGTTTCCGACGTGGACGATTCGATTCGCCGGCACGCCGAGCCGGACGCAGCGGTCCCGCGATTCGTCGGAGACGACGACCACCGCGTCGGCGCGTCGCAGCACGGCTCGCTCGACGCGCTCCGCGCCGCTCGGATTCTTCACGATGCGATCGAGGAACGACGCACGGCCGAATTCGACGCGATCGCGCAGGAATTCCGGATACACCTCCGCCATGTCATAGACGACGGGGAGGCCGAGTCGCCGGCCGACGGCGAGCGCCGTGAGCGCGAGAGGCAGATCCCGCACGACGATGCAATCCGCGCCGCAATCCACGGCCGCCCGCAGAATCGAGAAGTACCAGACTGGATTGGCCGGAAACGGAAAATTGATGACGCGATTGATCGGCCGCGCGGCGGTGCACGGAAGGCGCCGGACCGTCATCCATTCCGTCTGTTCGACGCGAGGCTGACATCGGTCGTTTCGCGAGATCAGAACCACGCGATGCCCCGCGGCCGCCAAGCTTCGGGTCTGCTTCGCGACGCGCGTGGCACGCCAGGGCCAGTCGCCGTCGTAGACGTAGAGAACCGTTCTGCCCTGGCCGGTCGGCGCCGAAGCGAAGGCGTTCACGTCGCCGCCGCCCAATGATCCACCCATGCCTGATACATGATCACCGCCCACAGCGCGTGGGCTCGGCCGTCTCGCCCGCGACGGAGATCGCTCCACGCCCGCCTCACGGGTTTGGGATCGAAGCCGTTCTCGCGCAATCGCGAGTCGGCGAGTAGCTCCTCGCCCCACCCTCGCAGACTTCCCCGCAGCCACGCCGCGATGGGCACCTCGAAGCCCATCTTCGGCCGATCGACGAGCGGCGCGGAGACGTAGCGGTCGAGCAACCGCCGCAGGATCCATTTCCCGCGGCCGTCGCGGATCTTCATGTCCAGCGGCAGCCGCCACGCAAACTCGACGACTCGCGGGTCGAGCAGCGGCACGCGCACCTCGAGACTCACGGCCATGCTCGCGCGGTC
This window contains:
- a CDS encoding polysaccharide deacetylase family protein, which gives rise to MNRRLKRVAESAILASGVPRLTRRAHRSRVLVLAYHNIVPTGEVAEGDATLHLPQREFAQQLDAIRRTHDVVPLASIFDAPGVRGRPRVVITFDDAYAGALDAGLRELARRDMPSTVFVAPGLLGRVTWWDALSRPGGAGLPEAVRNHALVELAGKGDGVVSWAKSSGNFPAELQRRPRIARLEEIERAVAESRVTLGSHTWSHPNLRALTDADVREELSSSFEWLRAWFPDATIPWLSYPYGFWSEPVRDIAAEVGYAAAVRVEGGWVAAEGARAPYEIPRLNVPFGMSVNGLSLRLAGIAAGR
- a CDS encoding glycosyltransferase family 4 protein, which translates into the protein MGGSLGGGDVNAFASAPTGQGRTVLYVYDGDWPWRATRVAKQTRSLAAAGHRVVLISRNDRCQPRVEQTEWMTVRRLPCTAARPINRVINFPFPANPVWYFSILRAAVDCGADCIVVRDLPLALTALAVGRRLGLPVVYDMAEVYPEFLRDRVEFGRASFLDRIVKNPSGAERVERAVLRRADAVVVVSDESRDRCVRLGVPANRIVHVGNTPEDLEAIGAVPRDPSRDAPAFDEFSLLFVGILMWDRGVADVVRALPLIREAFPKTRLVVAGDGDERGEIERLVAESGLEASVDLLGWREHASLPELYAAADVGLLPFRAGRHVKITLANKLFDYMAAGVPIVASDLPPMRRVLDETHAGVFFAPGDSASLASAVISLLRDRATRRRLADNGRRAAAEKYNWREDEKRFLEIFASTRAPVSGRPLSPRGAATVR